The following are encoded together in the Lactuca sativa cultivar Salinas chromosome 1, Lsat_Salinas_v11, whole genome shotgun sequence genome:
- the LOC111899401 gene encoding NAD(H) kinase 1 encodes MAPENFNSNGNASSLPWENGSLDSLSLANSKKAVMEIIEQPLVQGIEDHLVEFSEAMRTVSKALRRAAEGKASAQAEASEWKRKYELERQRNLQLENKVPASVDLKDNFPEKKVENFKRMDEQSRIHSGKNGIYSHEVLRDNENNSYSNIHSKLIRKASFKLHWCCKGEKNDQHKHDVVSFEKGNITTAERSSKQICLKWESPPQTVLILTKPNSVSVKFLCAEMIRWLKEKKLNIYVEPRVRTDLVTESPFFNFVQTWKDDGILLLHEKVDLVVTLGGDGTVLWAASMFKGPVPPIVPFSLGSLGFMTPFHSQHYRECLNSMLQGPISITLRHRLQCHVIREAAKTEYETEEPILVLNEVTIDRGISSFLTNLECYCDNSFVTCVQGDGLILSTTSGSTAYSLAAGGSMVHPQVPGILFTPICPHSLSFRPLILPEYVTLRIQVPFNSRGHAWASFDGKDRKQLAPGDALVCSMSIWPVPTACQGDSTNDFLHSIHDGLHWNLRKTQSFDGPRESS; translated from the exons ATGGCGCCGGAGAATTTCAACTCTAAT GGCAATGCATCTAGTTTGCCATGGGAGAATGGTTCTCTTGATTCCCTGTCTCTCGCGAACTCCAAGAAAGCTGTAATGGAAATTATCGAACAGCCTCTTGTTCAGGGGATTGAAGATCATCTTGTGGAGTTTTCCGAAGCCATGAGAA CTGTTAGCAAGGCTTTAAGAAGAGCAGCAGAGGGGAAAGCTTCTGCTCAAGCTGAAGCATCAGAATGGAAACGAAAATATGAACTTGAAAGACAACGGAATTTGCAGTTGGAAAATAAAg TTCCAGCATCTGTAGACCTCAAGGATAACTTTCCTGAAAAAAAAGTAGAAAACTTTAAACGAATGGATGAACAATCGCGAATACATAGTGGCAAAAACGGAATTTACTCTCATGAGGTTCTTCGTGACAATGAGAATAACTCTTATTCCAATATTCATAGCAAACTTATACGCAAG GCATCATTCAAGCTACATTGGTGTTGTAAAGGTGAAAAGAATGATCAACATAAGCATGATGTTGTCTCCTTTGAAAAGGGGAATATAACAACAGCAGAAAGAAGTAGTAAACAG ATTTGTTTGAAGTGGGAATCTCCTCCACAAACAGTGCTCATTTTGACAAAACCAAATTCAGTTTCTGTTAAATTTCTTTGTGCAGAAATGATCAG GTGGTTGAAGGAGaagaaattaaatatatatgtgGAACCAAGAGTAAGAACAGATCTTGTAACAGAGTCACCATTTTTCAACTTTGTGCAAACATGGAAAGATGATGGAATTTTGCTTCTTCATGAGAAAGTTGATCTTGTTGTTACTCTTGGTGGAGATGGAACTGTTCTTTGG GCTGCATCAATGTTTAAAGGACCTGTCCCTCCAATTGTGCCGTTTTCTTTGGGTTCCTTGGGTTTTATGACTCCATTTC ATAGCCAACACTATAGAGAATGCTTGAACTCGATGCTACAAGGTCCGATTAGCATTACACTGAGACATCGGTTGCAGTGCCACGTCATCCGTGAAGCGGCTAAAACCGAATATGAGACTGAAGAACCGATTCTTGTTTTGAATGAAGTTACAATTGATCGTGGGATTTCATCATTTCTTACAAATTTGGAATGTTATTGTGATAATTCTTTTGTGACATGCGTACAAGGCGATGGTTTAATCCTATCAACAACTTCCGGAAGCACTGCTTATTCACTTGCAGCCGGAGGCTCAATGGTCCATCCACAG GTTCCTGGGATCTTATTCACACCAATTTGTCCACATTCGTTATCTTTTCGGCCTCTAATATTACCGGAATACGTGACACTTAGGATTCAAGTGCCTTTCAATAGTCGAGGTCATGCTTGGGCTTCATTTGATGGGAAAGATAGGAAGCAATTAGCTCCGGGGGATGCACTTGTGTGTAGCATGTCTATTTGGCCTGTTCCTACAGCTTGTCAAGGGGATTCCACCAATGATTTCTTGCATA